Sequence from the Microbispora sp. ZYX-F-249 genome:
CGGCCTTCACGGGCTTCTTGGCCTTCTTCGGCGTGGTGGCGGCGGCGCCGGCGTCACTCGAGAGCGACTCCCTCGCGGCGGCCTCGTACGCGGCGTGCCGGTCGGGCTTGGGCTCGGCGACCTGGAGCGGCGTGGCGGGGGCGGGCTCGCCCTTGAACTTCTGCCAGTCGCCGGTCAGCTTGAAGATCTTCAGGACCGGGTCGGTCGGCTGCGCGCCGACGCCCAGCCAGTACTGCACCCGCTCGGAGTTCACCTCGATGCGTGAGGGGTTCTCCTTCGGGTGGTAGAGGCCGATCTCCTCGATGGCACGGCCGTCCCGCTTGTTCCGGGCGTCGGCGACGACGATGCGGTACTGCGGGTTGCGGATCATGCCGAGCCGCTTGAGCTTGATCTTGACTGCCACGGGTGTGGTCTCTCCTGCATTAGAGCGTGGGTGAGCGGTGTCTCATCGAGTGGGGCACGATGGGAGCCCGCCCGAGGGACAGACGCGACCGGCGGGGGTGAGAGGGCACCCGCCTGGTCACGATGTTCCAGCCTGACATTCTGCCAGATGATTCCCCATGCTCCGGCAAGGACGGTTCCGCCGCCGCCCTGATTTCGGCACGGATGTGCCCATGTCTCCGGAACGGGCGTGCGAACTGATCGCGCTGGTGAGCCGTCCTACCGGACATGCGAGTCACCACGAGCAGGACCCTGGCGGCGGGGGCGGCGGCCCTCGCCCTGCTGGCCACCGGCTGCGCGACGGGCGCCGCGCCCTCCGCGGCCGGCGCGCGCCCGGTCGCACAGACGCCCACGCGGCCGGCACCACAGACAACACCACAGACGGCACAGCACGCCGCGGCGGACACACAGCACTCCACCGCGGACGCGAGACGGGCCACCGCAGCGGGCGCGGCGTCCGTCCGGTACGGCGCAGCCGAACGCACCGCGGGCGCCGCCCCCGCGCGGTGCCGTACGACCGGCCTGCGGGCCAAGGTGGGACGGCAGGACCCGGCGGCGGGCAACCGCTACGCGCCGCTGGTGCTGACCAACACCTCGGCGAAGACCTGCTGGGTCTACGGCTTCGTCGGGCTCGTCCTCATCGACGGCCGGGGCGACGTGCTGCGGACGCGCACCCGCCGCGAGAGCGTCACCCCTCATCGGGTCACGCTGCGTCCCGGGGCCAGCGCGCACGCCCGGCTCCACTGGACGGTGGTGCCGAGCGGGCACGAGACCCGCTGCCCCGCCTCGGCCCGGCTGA
This genomic interval carries:
- the rpsP gene encoding 30S ribosomal protein S16, which codes for MAVKIKLKRLGMIRNPQYRIVVADARNKRDGRAIEEIGLYHPKENPSRIEVNSERVQYWLGVGAQPTDPVLKIFKLTGDWQKFKGEPAPATPLQVAEPKPDRHAAYEAAARESLSSDAGAAATTPKKAKKPVKAEETTEAPAAEEKPEGEA
- a CDS encoding DUF4232 domain-containing protein, which produces MRVTTSRTLAAGAAALALLATGCATGAAPSAAGARPVAQTPTRPAPQTTPQTAQHAAADTQHSTADARRATAAGAASVRYGAAERTAGAAPARCRTTGLRAKVGRQDPAAGNRYAPLVLTNTSAKTCWVYGFVGLVLIDGRGDVLRTRTRRESVTPHRVTLRPGASAHARLHWTVVPSGHETRCPASARLMIIPPDEVAHLEVPFTATVCDDGRIDARPMAPGASP